A single window of Culicoides brevitarsis isolate CSIRO-B50_1 chromosome 3, AGI_CSIRO_Cbre_v1, whole genome shotgun sequence DNA harbors:
- the LOC134835050 gene encoding LOW QUALITY PROTEIN: midnolin homolog (The sequence of the model RefSeq protein was modified relative to this genomic sequence to represent the inferred CDS: deleted 2 bases in 1 codon): MSQSSNLTGRGGEANTNESNNSQTINILISTTTGTQFDISCESLNTIEHLKKVISKKLKVNKDKISLLFKERELQDGTLKDNGIVEGSKVVLTPNVETGLLTQRAENTVMQALESLNDSQVNDFLSGKSPLNLSVRLGDHMMLIQLQLSTINPSTVQNIATNATQTSQISSQQQVKQSTSTSTSSQNVAMPSTSKHVSTRHTRMPSTKNLIDLESNQRVVFDASQQQKFELFHSTSSAAATNSTKTTRSPTDNFEHNDLNSYLIKDVDNLESIVKSLSNFIDEDEDSKQARLSDPILEQSPIKSLSNLVSNSITEPKSNTKSAQKQKSSLPQTPSTSSAAASTSSNPPNNHCAEQIDPNLFHSITSCLCKRLDSNNSGCVRTSPPDFNPCFSHSMSRSSSSKPSRYAEQHPDPKKQFLHKTSHNAILKSKSRHGSFKKYHSTNTILPFVDAASTSSSSRMPPIPPTEPPASADETLEPIAGTIDNPALAEASRNLTQTLRKLSKKVFPRGDGSRRITSGAVIESMKHHGKGIYSGTFSGTLNPALQDKHGRPKRDISTIIHILNDLLSAAPQCTRSGAKIYFEPTTSVSALGSQSAPASPVTKSSSPQRRASIQSVDACNRCPSASSSSKMMRFNEDYSGTIKSSTHHRRRASSSSTSSSTCHNHNHLPTGHVPLHHPACTHPAANKVPSSLEIENSKTKYKLDQLRQVMQEKKARREARKLKNLPYHMNRSAVGVSQASLSPTTTTTITALASPSTTQPPASSPNANVESIIEEVDTVA; encoded by the exons atgtctcaaagcTCAAATTTGACTGGGCGTGGTGGTGAAGCAAACACAAATGAGTCGAATAACTCGCAAACGATAAATATTCTGATATCCACGACGACGGGAACGCAATTCGACATCAGTTGCGAGAGTCTCAACACCATCGAGCACCTCAAAAAGGTCATTTCGAAGAAGCTAAAAGTGAACAAAGACAAGATTTCGCTGCTGTTCAAAGAAAG AGAACTGCAAGATGGCACCTTGAAGGATAATGGCATCGTTGAAGGGTCAAAAGTTGTGCTTACGCCGAACGTTGAGACGGGATTACTCACGCAACGTGCCGAAAATACGGTAATGCAAGCCCTGGAATCGCTAAATGACTCGCAAGTGAACGACTTTCTCAGCGGGAAGTCTCCGCTGAATTTGAGCGTGCGTTTGGGCGATCACATGATGCTCATACAACTGCAGCTAAGTACAATCAATCCGAGTACCGTGCAAAATATCGCGACGAATGCCACACAAACGTCGCAAATTTCGTCACAACAACAAGTTAAGCAATCAACGTCGACATCGACTTCGTCACAAAATGTCGCAATGCCAAGCACCTCGAAACACGTTTCGACACGACACACGAGAATGCCGTCGACAAAGAACTTGATCGACTTGGAAAGCAATCAGCGCGTCGTTTTTGACGCATCGCAGCAGCAAAAATTCGAACTTTTTCACAGTACTTCGTCTGCAGCGGCAACAAATTCGACAAAAACGACGCGATCGCCTACCGACAACTTTGAGCATAATGATCTCAACTCGTATCTGATCAAAGATGTCGATAATTTGGAGAGCATCGTTAAGAGTTTGTCGAATTTCATCGACGAGGACGAAGATTCGAAGCAAGCTCGCTTGTCGGATCCCATTTTGGAACAAAGTCCCATCAAGTCGTTGAGTAATTTGGTCTCGAATTCCATCACGGAGCCAAAATCCAACACAAAATCAGCTCAAAAGCAAAAATCTTCATTACCACAGACGCCAAGTACGTCATCAGCGGCAGCTTCAACAAGCAGCAACCCACCAAACAATCATTGCGCCGAACAAATCGACCCGAATTTGTTCCATTCGATTACTTCCTGTTTGTGCAAACGACTCGATAGCAATAACAGTGGATGTGTTCGTACTTCCCCGCCTGATTTCAATCCGTGTTTCAGTCACAGCATGTCGCGATCGTCGTCTTCGAAGCCCTCACGATATGCCGAACAGCATCCGGACccgaaa aaacaatttttgcacaaaacgtCGCATAATGCGATTCTAAAGTCCAAATCGCGTCATGGcagcttcaaaaaatatcacagTACGAATACAATTTTACCCTTTGTTGATGCCGCATCGACTAGTTCCTCGTCACGAATGCCCCCGATACCGCCGACGGAGCCTCCTGCGAGTGCCGATGAGACTTTAGAGCCCATTGCGGGTACCATTGACAATCCAGCGTTGGCGGAGGCATCGCGAAATTTGACACAAACGCTCCGGAAGTTGTCGAAAAAGGTGTTTCCGCGTGGCGATGGGTCGCGTCGCATTACTTCCGGTGCCGTAATTGAAAGTATGAAGCATCACGGGAAGGGGATTTATTCGGGAACGTTTTCGGGGACACTTAATCCGGCGCTTCAGGACAAACATGGAAGACCAAAGCGCGATATTTCGACGATAATTCACATTTTGAACGATTTGTTGAGTGCGGCGCCGCAATGTACGCGTTCCGGAgcgaaaatttactttgagcCGACGACAAGTGTGTCGGCGCTTGGATCACAATCAGCACCTGCGTCGCCTGTTACGAAGTCAagt TCACCGCAGCGCCGTGCATCGATCCAATCTGTCGACGCATGCAACCGATGTCCATCCGCTTCCTCTTCCAGCAAAATGATGCGCTTCAACGAAGACTATTCGGGTACCATAAAATCCTCGACACATCATCGGAGACGTGCATCATCCTCCTCAACGTCATCTTCAACGTGTCACAATCACAATCACTTGCCAACGGGACACGTTCCATTGCATCATCCCGCATGCACGCATCCCGCAGCAAACAAAGTACCTAGCTCGTTAGAAATAGAAAATAGTAAAACCAAGTACAAATTGGATCAGTTGCGACAAGTGATGCAGGAGAAAAAGGCGCGTCGCGAAGCGCGAAAACTCAAAAATCTACCGTACCACATGAATCGGAGTGCTGTCGGTGTGTCGCAGGCATCACTTTCgccaacgacaacaacaacaattaccGCACTCGCGTCTCCCAGTACAACGCAGCCGCCCGCATCCAGTCCGAATGCGAATGTCGAGTCAATTATCGAGGAAGTTGACACGGTTGCGTGA
- the LOC134834095 gene encoding ATP-binding cassette sub-family D member 3: MAPNISKFVSQNQNSVLCAAGIVASAWILIYGRQTHKRKPLPEDQIQYCITEKKDKKTIKAHVNAEFFRQLRLLLGILIPRTWSVESGLLIAVAASLIARSISDVWMISNATKVESTIITMHKPGFQKALLRYFAALPLIAVVNNVLRWSIGELKLRFRTNLTKHLYNEYLKGYTYYKMSNLDTRIANPDQLLTTDIEKFSDSVCDLYSNMCKPFMDVMIYVYRVTAALGFETPAVLISYLIVSGVFLTHLRRPTGRLTVQEQKLEGEYRYVNSRLITNAEEVAFYQGNNREKLTLLASFNKLTTHIRKFLEFRVGMGIIDNMVAKYIATIVGFWAVSRPFFIKDHPVLASKVEGERLKNYYIFGRMLVKMAEAIGRLVLAGREMSRLAGFTARMTELIKVLNDINNGRYERTMVSNSESADSKIGPGRGVMAYRDNVIHFEKVPLVTPNGDVLVKELTFEVKSGMNVLVCGPNGCGKSSLFRILGELWPSWGGKVIKPPRGKLFYIPQRPYMTLGTLRDQIIYPHTHEEMLRRGKTDADLEGYLEIVQLSYLKVRENGLDAIEDWIDVLSGGEKQRIAMARLFYHNPQFAILDECTSAVSVDVEGEMYQYCRKVGITLFTVSHRKSLWTYHEYFLQFDGRGAFEFGPIDASKAEFGS, from the exons GAAACCATTACCTGAGGACCAAATTCAGTATTGTATCACAGAGAAAAAAGATAAGAAGACGATAAAAGCCCATGTGAATGCCGAATTTTTCCGTCAATTAAGGCTTTTACTCGGAATTTTGATCCCGCGAACATGGAGTGTCGAGAGCGGATTGCTAATTGCGGTTGCCGCTTCATTAATTGCTCGGTCCATCAGCGACGTTTGGATGATTTCGAATGCCACAAAGGTCGAAAGTACCATTATTACGATGCACAAGCCCGGTTTTCAGAAAGCTTTGCTGCGATATTTTGCCGCATTGCCACTG ATTGCTGTGGTTAATAACGTCTTGCGATGGAGCATAGGTGAATTGAAGCTTAGATTTAGAACGAATTTAACGAAGCATTTATACAATGAGTATctaaa AGGGTACACTTACTATAAAATGAGTAATTTAGACACAAGAATTGCCAATCCGGATCAATTGCTGACGACAgacattgaaaaattctcgGATAGCGTATGTGACTTGTACTCGAACATGTGCAAACCCTTCATGGATGTCATGATTTACGTTTATCGTGTCACAGCAGCGCTTGGATTTGAGACGCCGGCCGTTCTCATTAGTTATTTGATCGTTTCGGGTgtatttttgacacatttgaGACGTCCTACGGGAAGATTGACAGTGCAAGAGCAGAAACTTGAGGGAGAATAtcg ttatgTGAACAGTCGTTTGATAACAAATGCTGAAGAAGTGGCTTTTTATCAAGGAAATAACCGGGAAAAGTTGACTCTGTTGGCgagttttaacaaattaacgaCGCACATTCGGAAATTCTTGGAATTCCGCGTTGGAATGGGAATTATTGACAATATGGTAGCGaaat atattgcTACAATTGTTGGATTTTGGGCAGTTTCTCGTCCATTCTTTATCAAAGATCATCCCGTTCTTGCCAGTAAAGTTGAGGGAGAGCGgttaaag AATTACTACATTTTCGGTCGAATGTTAGTAAAAATGGCAGAAGCCATTGGGCGTTTAGTGTTAGCAGGTCGTGAAATGAGTCGTCTTGCTGGATTTACGGCTCGTATGACAGAACTCATCAAAGTTCTGAACGACATCAACAACGGGCGCTACGAACGCACGATGGTAAGCAACTCTGAATCTGCCGACAGCAAAATTGGACCGGGGCGAGGCGTCATGGCGTATCGCGATAACGTCATTCACTTCGAAAAAGTCCCGCTTGTGACGCCAAATGGCGATGTTTTGGTCAAAGAACTCACGTTCGAGGTGAAATCCGGCATGAATGTGCTCGTTTGTGGCCCGAATGGATGCGGAAAGTCTAGCTTGTTCCGCATTTTGGGCGAATTATGGCCCAGCTGGGGCGGCAAAGTCATAAAACCGCCACGCGGAAAACTCTTTTACATTCCACAAAGGCCGTACATGACACTTGGCACGTTGCGcgatcaaattatttatccGCATACGCACGAGGAGATGTTACGAAGAGGCAAAACTGATGCCGATCTCGAGGGTTATTTGGAAATTGTGCAATTATCGTATCTAAAAGTGCGCGAAAATGGCTTGGATGCTATTGAAGATTGGATTGACGTGCTGAGTGGCGGCGAAAAACAACGAATTGCCATGGCGCGTCTCTTCTATCACAATCCGCAATTTGCGATTTTGGATGAATGTACATCTGCTGTCAGTGTCGATGTTGAAG gtGAAATGTACCAATATTGCCGTAAAGTAGGCATAACTCTCTTCACCGTGTCACATCGCAAGAGTTTATGGACCTATCACGAATACTTTTTGCAATTTGATGGCAGGGGTGCCTTCGAATTTGGACCAATCGACGCAAGCAAAGCTGAATTCGGGTCATAG
- the LOC134834594 gene encoding integrator complex subunit 11, with translation MPDFKITPLGAGQDVGRSCILLSMGGKNIMLDCGMHMGFNDERRFPDFSYIVPEGPITSHIDCVIISHFHLDHCGALPYMTEMVGYTGPIYMTHPTKAIAPILLEDMRKVAVERKGESNFFTTQMIKDCMKKVIAVTLHQSVMVDSELEIKAYYAGHVLGAAMFWIRVGSQSVVYTGDYNMTPDRHLGAAWIDKCKPDLLITESTYATTIRDSKRCRERDFLKKVHECVAKGGKVLIPVFALGRAQELCILLETYWERMNLKYPVYFAVGLTEKANNYYKMFITWTNQKIRKTFVQRNMFDFKHIKPFDKGYIDNPGSMVVFATPGMLHAGLSLQIFKKWAPNENNMVIMPGYCVQGTVGHKILNGAKKVEFENRQVIDVKMAVEYMSFSAHADAKGIMQLIQYCEPRNVMLVHGEAAKMEFLKEKIKEEFNIECYTPANGETCVINTPVKIPIDCSSSLLKEEAKKYNSLPPDPKRRRILHGILVIKDNKISLRHIDEHFKEVTGMNRHVIKFTSSIKLDDASTIPAITEKLYALIREKLSEWTVTMGEDLTINVETVSVKVELGPTDLQKNILLSWTNQDEDLGSYILNMLQSLG, from the exons atgccagattttaaaattactcctTTAGGAGCGGGTCAg GATGTCGGTCGAAGTTGTATCCTACTGTCGATGGGCGGCAAAAACATCATGTTGGATTGCGGAATGCACATGGGCTTTAATGACGAGCGTCGTTTCCCGGATTTCAGTTATATCGTGCCCGAAGGTCCCATCACGTCACACATCGATTGCGTCATTATTTCGCATTTTCATCTGGATCATTGCGGCGCGTTGCCCTATATGACGGAAATGGTTGGTTACACGGGCCCCATTTACATGACACATCCCACGAAAGCCATTGCGCCCATCTTGCTCGAAGACATGCGAAAAGTAGCGGTCGAACGCAAGGGCGAATCGAACTTTTTCACGACACAAATGATCAAAGATTGCATGAAAAAAGTCATTGCCGTGACTTTGCATCAGAGCGTCATGGTTGATTCGGAGCTCGAGATCAAAGCTTATTACGCGGGGCATGTTTTGGGAGCGGCGATGTTTTGGATTCGCGTCGGAAGTCAAAGTGTTGTGTATACCGGCGATTATAACATGACGCCAGATCGACATTTGGGAGCAGCGTGGATCGATAAATGCAAGCCTGATTTGTTAATTACCGAAAGTACGTATGCGACGACGATTCGGGACTCGAAACGGTGTCGCGAACgggattttttgaagaaagtaCATGAATGCGTTGCCAAAGGAGGTAAAGTTTTGATTCCGGTTTTCGCTTTGGGACGTGCCCAGGAGCTCTGTATCCTGCTGGAAACGTATTGGGAACGGATGAATTTGAAATATCCCGTTTATTTTGCCGTTGGATTGACGGAAAAGGCGaacaattattacaaaatgttCATCACATGGACCAATCAGAAAATTCGAAAGACTTTTGTGCAACGTAACATGTTCGATTTTAAGCATATTAAGCCGTTTGACAAGGGATATATCGATAATCCGGGCAGTATGGTGGTTTTTGCGACGCCTGGCATGTTGCATGCGGGACTTTCCttgcaaattttcaagaaatggGCACCGAATGAGAACAATATGGTAATTATGCCGGGATATTGCGTTCAAGGCACGGTTGggcataaaatattgaatggcGCGAAGAAGGTTGAATTCGAAAATCGTCAAGTAATCGACGTGAAAATGGCTGTCGAGTATATGAGTTTTAGCGCACATGCC gacGCCAAAGGAATCATGCAGTTAATTCAGTACTGCGAACCACGTAACGTGATGTTAGTACATGGCGAAGCCGCAAAAATGGAATTTCTGAAAGAAAAGATCAAAGAAGAGTTCAATATCGAATGCTATACGCCCGCAAATGGCGAGACATGTGTCATTAACACTCCCGTAAAAATCCCAATTGACTGCTCAAGCTCCCTGCTGAAGGAAGAAGCGAAAAAATACAATTCACTCCCGCCGGATCCGAAGCGACGTCGTATTTTGCACGGCATTTTAGTCataaaagacaataaaatttcacttcgACACATTGACGAGCACTTCAAAGAGGTCACCGGGATGAATCGACATGtcattaa aTTCACATCATCCATCAAACTCGATGACGCAAGCACCATTCCAGCCATCACGGAAAAACTTTATGCCTTAATTCGCGAGAAACTCTCCGAATGGACAGTCACAATGGGCGAAGACCTCACCATTAATGTCGAAACGGTGTCAGTTAAAGTTGAATTGGGTCCCAcggatttgcaaaaaaatattttgctgtcATGGACGAATCAAGATGAAGATTTGGGCAGTTATATCTTGAATATGTTACAAAGTTTAGGTTGA